In the Bacillus sp. HSf4 genome, AGGATACATGAATAAAAGAGCCGTTATGACGGCTCTCCTTGTTTGATAGGCTTTCGGGCAAGCAAGGCGCAAATAAAACCCGCCCCGGGCAAAATCATCAGCATCACTAAAACGGGCGTATAGCTTTGGAAGATGTCAAATCCCACACCGAACGGCAGCGGGCCAAACGCGGACCCGACGACAGTTACAGCCATCGCGATCCCTTTGATGCCGCCGATATAACGGCGCCCAAAATAGTTCGGCCAAATGATATTGAGCGTAATTCTCTCAAGGCCGCTGGCCACTCCCCAGACAACACCGAAAAGACAAAAAATACACCATTGCCCAAATCACTGAGGAGACGGGAATCAGCAAAACTACGCTGTACCGCTATTTAGAATATGGGTCCTAAAAATTCATCATAATAAACAAAAAAGAACAAGAACCTCATAGGCTCTTGTTCTTTTGCTAATCACGGCTTACTCGCCTGCTACATAAGGAAGTAAAGCCATTTGACGAGCACGTTTGATTGCAACAGTCAATTTGCGTTGGTATTTCGCACTTGTTCCTGTTACACGGCGTGGTAAGATTTTACCGCGCTCAGAGATGAATTTTCTAAGAAGATCTACATCTTTGTAGTCGATGTGCGTAATTCCGTTAGAAGTGAAATAACACACTTTACGGCGTTTCGCACGACCGCCTCTGCGTCCTCCTGCCATCGTTATTTCCCTCCTTTCTGTTCTGTTTTATTCGTCCGTCATCCATTAAAATGGCAAGTCGTCGTCTGAGATGTCAATCGGCTTTCCATCATTGGCAAATGGATCATCATTAAAGCTGTTGCCTTGATTGCGATTCTGGTTGTTCTGACTGCTTCCGAATGGATTCGGTTCGTTTTGTCCGCCGCCAAAGTATTGGCCTCCCTGGCCTCCGCTGTAACCGCCGGAACCAGAACCGCCGCCTTTAGGCTCCAGGAATTGAACACTTTCAGCTTGAACTTCTGTGACATACACACGCTGTCCCTGCTGGTTTTCGTAGTTCCTCGTTTGCAAACGTCCGTCAACACCTGCAAGGCTTCCTTTTTTAAGGAAATTCGCTACGTTTTCGGCTTGTCTTCTCCAAACGACACAGTTGATAAAATCCGCTTCACGTTCGCCCTGCTGATTCGTAAACGTACGATTCACAGCGAGCGTGAAGGTCGCAACAGCTGCACCGCTTGGGGTATAACGAAGCTCTGGGTCCTTTGTCAGTCTGCCGACTAAAACAACTCGGTTAAGCATATTGAGAGACCATCCTTTTGCTTTAGAGTATATCAATCAATTCTGTTTATTCTTCTTCTTTAACCACGATGTGGCGAATGATGTCATCACTGATTTTAGCTAAACGGTCAAATTCTTGAACTGCTTCAGCTCCAGATTGAACGTATACGATTTGGTAGAATCCGTCGCGGAAATCGTTGATTTCGTAAGCAAGACGGCGTTTTCCCCAATCCTTCGTTTCAGTGATCTCCGCACCGTTTGTCGTCAGAATGTTGTTGAAACGTTCAACAATAGCCTTTTTAGACTCATCATCAACGTCCGGGCGGATGATGTACATGATTTCGTACTTTCTCATTTGTATTTGCACCTCCTTTTGGACTAAGCGGCCCATTACCTGGGCAAGGAGCAATAATCCTATTACTCACAATTTTATATTATATCAAAGCTCTTGTCCCTTTTCAACTGTGTTATACATTGAAACGGAAATGAATGACATCGCCGTCTTTCACGATGTATTCTTTTCCTTCAAGGCGGACTTTTCCCGCTTCTTTTGCAGCGGACATGTTTCCGGCTGCAAGCAGGTCGTCATACGCCACCGTTTCCGCGCGGATAAAACCGCGTTCGAAATCGGTATGGATGATGCCCGCACATTCAGGAGCCTTCATTCCCTTTTTAAACGTCCAGGCTCTGACTTCCTGTTCTCCCGCCGTAAAATAAGTCGCAAGACCGAGCAGAGAGTAGGATGCTTTAATCAGCTGGTCGAGACCTGATTCTTCAATGCCAAGCTCTTCAAGGAACATCGCCTTTTCCTCACCCTCAAGCTCGGCAATTTCGGATTCAATTTTAGCGCAGACGACGATAACCTCGGCTTTTTCGCCGGCGGCGAATTCCCTGACCTTTTGGACATATTCATTTCCTGAAGGATCAGCCACTTCATCCTCACTGACATTCGCTACATATAATACAGGCTTTGTCGTCAACAGGTGAAGCTGCTTCAGCACTTTTTGCTGCTCTTCCGTAAATTCAACGGAGCGGGCAGGCTTTTCCTGTTCAAACGCTTCTTTCAGCTTGGTCAAAATCTCAAATTCAAAAACTGCTTCCTTATCCTTCTGCTTCGCCATCTTACCTACGCGTCCGATACGCTTTTCAACGGTTTCCAGATCAGCCAAAATCAACTCCAGGTTGATCGTCTCAATATCGGAGATCGGATCTACCTTTCCGGAGACATGTGTAATGTTGTCATCAGCAAAACAGCGGACAACATGACAAATGGCATCCACTTGGCGAATATGTGAAAGAAACTTGTTTCCGAGTCCTTCACCTTTGGACGCTCCTTTTACGATCCCGGCAATATCGGTAAATTCAAATGCAGTAGGAATCGTCTTCTTCGGGTTGACGAGCTCTGTCAATTTTTGCAGCCGCTCATCAGGCACTTCAACGATCCCGACGTTTGGATCAATCGTACAAAACGGGTAGTTGGCCGATTCTGCCCCGGCCTGTGTAATCGCATTAAACAAGGTTGATTTCCCAACGTTTGGCAAACCAACAATCCCAGCTGTTAAAGCCATTCTTTCATCTCC is a window encoding:
- the rpsR gene encoding 30S ribosomal protein S18, whose amino-acid sequence is MAGGRRGGRAKRRKVCYFTSNGITHIDYKDVDLLRKFISERGKILPRRVTGTSAKYQRKLTVAIKRARQMALLPYVAGE
- the ssbA gene encoding single-stranded DNA-binding protein SsbA, whose translation is MLNRVVLVGRLTKDPELRYTPSGAAVATFTLAVNRTFTNQQGEREADFINCVVWRRQAENVANFLKKGSLAGVDGRLQTRNYENQQGQRVYVTEVQAESVQFLEPKGGGSGSGGYSGGQGGQYFGGGQNEPNPFGSSQNNQNRNQGNSFNDDPFANDGKPIDISDDDLPF
- the rpsF gene encoding 30S ribosomal protein S6, producing MRKYEIMYIIRPDVDDESKKAIVERFNNILTTNGAEITETKDWGKRRLAYEINDFRDGFYQIVYVQSGAEAVQEFDRLAKISDDIIRHIVVKEEE
- the ychF gene encoding redox-regulated ATPase YchF; the encoded protein is MALTAGIVGLPNVGKSTLFNAITQAGAESANYPFCTIDPNVGIVEVPDERLQKLTELVNPKKTIPTAFEFTDIAGIVKGASKGEGLGNKFLSHIRQVDAICHVVRCFADDNITHVSGKVDPISDIETINLELILADLETVEKRIGRVGKMAKQKDKEAVFEFEILTKLKEAFEQEKPARSVEFTEEQQKVLKQLHLLTTKPVLYVANVSEDEVADPSGNEYVQKVREFAAGEKAEVIVVCAKIESEIAELEGEEKAMFLEELGIEESGLDQLIKASYSLLGLATYFTAGEQEVRAWTFKKGMKAPECAGIIHTDFERGFIRAETVAYDDLLAAGNMSAAKEAGKVRLEGKEYIVKDGDVIHFRFNV